In Drosophila bipectinata strain 14024-0381.07 chromosome 2R, DbipHiC1v2, whole genome shotgun sequence, one genomic interval encodes:
- the LOC108125033 gene encoding uncharacterized protein, translating into MLVKILRKYATLSHLVGNHHYHHHHHGPPTFSGDPAIRRHRSLHDWDRQSAAHEQRRKIIPKLVYLHNPWKYLVTKFNLWKLKLLWDREFSEPDFVEGAKQAAIVMTDIIRQQSAEKISEFTTPVGFQQITRDMLLSRNDTRLKLVRFQPEHLRRAIPMKVATRQNFGRKYAFIDMLFVGLRNTKDFDTATEVVEVNDIIRRMDNELKTPADVVAVPHRIVFAEIFIRFRRDYTADARRSARNHPGQPFPFNSPPSRAGPPLANAHNISPPQPSQQFIEQIKSAKNPGMAALPFTGRIMPRMDDAGWTVSFYKILTFDVLNYDPQPKRHHHHQPHEKR; encoded by the coding sequence ATGCTAGTTAAAATTCTACGTAAATATGCCACACTAAGCCACCTGGTCGGCAACCACCattaccaccaccaccaccatggTCCTCCGACGTTCTCCGGCGATCCTGCAATCCGGCGCCACCGGTCACTCCACGACTGGGATCGCCAGAGCGCCGCTCACGAGCAGCGGAGGAAGATAATTCCGAAGCTGGTGTATCTGCACAATCCGTGGAAGTATCTGGTGACCAAGTTTAATTTGTGGAAGCTCAAATTGCTGTGGGACCGGGAATTCAGCGAGCCGGACTTTGTCGAGGGGGCCAAGCAAGCGGCCATTGTGATGACGGACATAATCCGGCAGCAGAGTGCCGAGAAGATCAGCGAGTTCACCACCCCCGTGGGCTTCCAGCAGATCACCCGGGACATGCTGCTCTCGCGGAACGACACCCGGCTCAAGCTGGTCCGGTTCCAGCCGGAGCACCTGCGCCGCGCCATCCCCATGAAGGTGGCCACGCGCCAGAACTTTGGCCGGAAGTACGCCTTCATCGACATGCTGTTTGTGGGTCTGCGGAACACTAAGGACTTTGACACTGCCACCGAGGTCGTGGAGGTCAACGATATAATTCGCCGGATGGACAACGAGCTGAAGACGCCAGCGGACGTAGTGGCCGTGCCGCACCGGATAGTGTTCGCAGAGATCTTCATCCGCTTCCGGCGGGACTACACGGCCGACGCGCGGCGGTCCGCCAGGAATCACCCGGGCCAGCCCTTCCCCTTCAACAGCCCGCCCTCGCGCGCCGGACCCCCGCTGGCCAACGCCCATAACATATCCCCTCCCCAGCCCAGCCAGCAGTTCATCGAACAGATAAAATCTGCGAAGAACCCAGGCATGGCGGCCCTGCCCTTCACGGGACGCATTATGCCCCGCATGGATGACGCGGGCTGGACGGTGTCGTTCTACAAGATCCTGACATTCGATGTCCTCAACTACGATCCTCAGCCGAAgcggcaccaccaccaccagcccCACGAGAAGCGTTAG